Proteins from one Antennarius striatus isolate MH-2024 chromosome 12, ASM4005453v1, whole genome shotgun sequence genomic window:
- the LOC137605231 gene encoding trace amine-associated receptor 13c-like: MSSFDEDELCFPQLLNSSCRKVKLPYFEYLFTYITISFISIVTVILNMLVIISISHFKQLHTPTNLLLLSLAVSDCIVGLFMFFQMDLIDGCWFLGDIACVVYYALGYIITSASIGTMVLISGDRYVAICDPLHYSTKVTVKRANICVCLCWMFSVIVHCLILKDNLQQPGRYNTCVGQCVIVTEYVHVLLDMILSFIIPVTIIVVLYMRVFVVAVSQARAMRSHITSVTIKCSKKGTAKKSEMKAAITLGVVAVVFLICVCPFFCIVLSGQNSMLSATSSVFIITLFYFNSCLNPLIYALFYPWFRKSIKFIWTLKILRADSSNNNIL; encoded by the exons atgtcatcctttgATGAGGATGAACTTTGCTTTCCACAACTCCTCAACTCCTCCTGTAGGAAAGTCAAACTTCCTTACTTTGAATATTTGTTCACTTATATCACAATATCCTTCATCTCTATTGTGACTGTGATTCTCAACATGctggtcatcatctccatctcacaCTTCAA GCAGCTCCACACACCtaccaacctcctcctcctctctctggctGTCTCAGATTGCATTGTGGGTCTGTTCATGTTCTTTCAAATGGACCTCATTGATGGTTGCTGGTTTTTGGGTGACATTGCATGTGTTGTGTATTATGCTCTCGGCTATATCATTACCTCTGCCTCAATAGGAACCATGGTTCTCATATCAGGTGACCGCTATGTGGCTATTTGTGACCCTCTACATTATTCTACCAAAGTCACTGTAAAAAGAGCTAatatatgtgtttgtctgtgttggaTGTTTTCTGTTATTGTTCATTGTCTGATTCTGAAGGATAACCTGCAACAACCAGGCAGGTATAACACCTGTGTTGGGCAGTGTGTTATTGTTACTGAATATGTTCATGTACTTCTTGACATGATTTTATCCTTTATTATTCCTGTTACTATCATTGTAGTTCTGTACATGAGAGTGTTTGTGGTGGCTGTGTCTCAGGCTCGAGCCATGAGGTctcacattacatctgtcaccATCAAGTGTTCAAAAAAAGGAACTGCTAAGAAATCAGAGATGAAAGCAGCCATTACTCTTGGAGTTGTtgcagttgtgtttctgatatgtgtgtgtccttttttttgtattgttctgTCTGGTCAGAACTCCATGCTCAGTGCTACATCTTCTGTCTTCATCATAACTCTGTTCTATTTTAACTCTTGTCTAAATCCTCTCATCTATGCCTTGTTTTACCCCTGGTTCAGAAAATCCATCAAATTTATTTGGACTCTAAAGATTCTGCGTGCCGATTCAAGTAACAACAACATACTCTAG
- the LOC137605330 gene encoding trace amine-associated receptor 13c-like: MSSFVEDELCFPQFLNSSCRKIIHPYIVSIIAYITLSSISVVTVFLNMLVIISISHFKQLHTPTNLLLLSLAVSDSFVGLIMVFQIIVLDGCWYLGDNICVVFFGLEYIVTPASIGTMVLISVDRYVAICDPLHYSTKVTVKRNNICVCLCWMFSILIHCLILKDNLKSPGRYNTCVGQCIVGIDYISRVADLFLSFIIPVTVIVVLYMRVFVVAVSQARAMRSHITSVTLKCSTKVTAKKSELKAAITLGVVVVVFLICVCPLFCIYLSGQDSMLDATSYVVVTTLFYFNSCLNPLIYALFYPWFRKSFKLIVTLKILQVDSCDTNML, encoded by the exons atgtcatcctttgTTGAAGATGAACTTTGTTTTCCACAATTTCTGAACTCCTCCTGCAGGAAAATTATACATCCATACATTGTATCCATAATTGCTTACATCACACTGTCCTCCATCTCTGTTGTTACTGTTTTTCTCAACATGctggtcatcatctccatctcacaCTTCAA gcagctccacacccccaccaacctcctcctcctctctctggctGTGTCAGACAGCTTTGTTGGCCTCATTATGGTTTTTCAGATTATTGTCTTAGATGGCTGCTGGTATTTGGGTGATAAcatatgtgttgtgttttttggctTGGAATATATTGTTACCCCTGCCTCAATAGGAACCATGGTTCTCATATCAGTTGACCGCTATGTGGCTATTTGTGACCCTCTACATTATTCCACCAAAGTCactgtaaaaagaaataatatttgtgtttgtctgtgttggaTGTTTTCTATTCTCATTCACTGTCTGATACTGAAAGATAACCTAAAAAGCCCAGGCAGGTATAACACCTGTGTTGGACAGTGTATTGTTGGTATTGATTATATTTCTCGAGTTGCTGATCTGTTTCTATCCTTTATTATTCCTGTTACTGTCATTGTAGTTCTGTACATGAGAGTGTTTGTGGTGGCTGTGTCTCAGGCTCGAGCCATGAGGTCTCACATTACATCTGTTACCCTCAAGTGTTCAACAAAAGTAACTGCTAAGAAATCAGAGCTGAAAGCAGCCATTACTCTTGgtgttgttgtagttgtgtttctaATATGTGTGTGCCCTCTTTTTTGCATTTACCTTTCTGGTCAGGACTCCATGCTTGATGCTACATCTTATGTTGTTGTCACAACCCTGTTCTACTTTAATTCTTGTCTAAATCCTCTGATCTATGCCTTGTTTTACCCCTGGTTCAGGAAATCCTTCAAACTGATTGTTACACTTAAGATCCTACAGGTTGACTCATGTGACACCAACATGTTGTAG
- the LOC137605375 gene encoding trace amine-associated receptor 13c-like has translation MSSFDEDELCFPQLLNSSCRKTTRPYFESMVIISVMSFISIVTVILNMLVIISISHFRQLHTPTNLLLLSLAVSDCIMGLIMLLQIDLIDGCWFSGDIICVVFYAMGSMITSASIGTMVLISVDRYLAICDPLHYFTKVTVKRINICVCLCWMFSVLVHCLILKDNLKNPGRYITCVGQCVITLDSASGLADSILSFIIPVTIIVVLYMRVFVVAVSQARAMRSHITSVTIKCSKKGTAKKSEMKAAITLGVVVVVFLICVCPFFCIMLSGQDSMLNATSSVFVLTLFSFNSCLNPLIYALFYPWFRKSIKLIVTLKILSADSRDTSKL, from the exons ATGTCATCctttgatgaagatgaactttGCTTTCCACAGCTCCTCAACTCCTCCTGCAGGAAGACCACGCGTCCTTACTTTGAATCCATGGTCATTATTAGCGTAATGTCTTTCATCTCTATTGTTACTGTAATTCTCAACATGctggtcatcatctccatctcacaCTTCAG gcagctccacacccccaccaacctcctccttctctctctggctGTCTCAGATTGCATCATGGGCCTCATCATGTTGTTGCAAATTGACCTCATTGATGGTTGCTGGTTTTCAGGTGACATcatatgtgttgtgttttacGCTATGGGCTCTATGATTACCTCTGCTTCAATAGGAACCATGGTTCTCATATCAGTTGACCGCTATCTTGCTATCTGTGACCCTCTACATTATTTTACTAAAGTCACTGTAAAAAGAATTAatatctgtgtttgtctgtgttggatgttttctgttcttGTTCATTGTCTGATTCTGAAGGATAACCTAAAAAACCCAGGCAGGTATATCACCTGTGTTGGACAGTGTGTAATTACTCTAGATTCTGCGTCTGGACTGGCTGATTCAATTTTATCCTTTATTATTCCTGTTACTATCATTGTAGTTCTGTACATGAGAGTGTTTGTGGTGGCTGTGTCTCAGGCTCGAGCCATGAGGTctcacattacatctgtcaccATCAAGTGTTCTAAAAAAGGAACTGCTAAGAAATCAGAGATGAAAGCAGCCATTACTCTTGgagttgttgtagttgtgtttctgatatgTGTCTgcccttttttttgtattatgcTGTCTGGTCAGGACTCCATGCTCAATGCTACATCTTCAGTCTTTGTCCtaactctgttttcttttaactcTTGTCTGAATCCTCTGATCTATGCCTTGTTTTACCCCTGGTtcagaaaatccatcaaactgATTGTGACACTTAAGATTCTGTCTGCTGATTCACGTGACACTAGCAAACTCTAA
- the LOC137605232 gene encoding trace amine-associated receptor 13c-like has product MSSFDEDELCFPQLLNSSCRKTIFPYFEFVCTYIILSFICIVTVILNILVIISISHFKQLHTPTNLLLLSLAVSDCIVGLLILFQIDLIDGCWFLGDKICAAYYALGCIISSASIGTMVLISVDRYVAICDPLHYSTKVTVKRISTCIFLCWKFFVLVHCLILKDNLEQPGRYNTCVGQCIVITNYVHVLVDLILSFIIPVAIIVVLYMRVFVVAVSQARAMRSHITSVTIKCSKKVTAKKSEIKAAITLGVVVVVFLICVCPFYCIVLSGQNSMLDATTSLFVITLFSFNSCLNPLIYALFYPWFRKSIKLIVTLKILSADSRDTSIL; this is encoded by the exons ATGTCATCctttgatgaagatgaactttGCTTTCCACAGCTCCTCAACTCCTCCTGCAGGAAAACCATATTTCCTTACTTTGAATTTGTGTGCACTTATATCATACTGTCCTTCATCTGTATTGTCACTGTGATTCTCAACATActggtcatcatctccatctcacacttcaa gCAGCTCCATACACCtaccaacctcctcctcctctctctggctGTCTCAGATTGTATTGTTGGTCTGCTCATATTGTTTCAAATAGACCTCATTGATGGTTGCTGGTTTTTAGGTGACAAAATATGTGCTGCATATTATGCTCTCGGGTGCATTATTTCCTCTGCCTCAATAGGAACCATGGTTCTCATATCAGTTGATCGTTATGTTGCTATTTGCGACCCTTTACATTATTCTACAAAAGTCACTGTAAAAAGAATCAGCACCTGTATCTTTCTGTGTTGGaagttttttgttcttgttcatTGTCTGATCCTGAAGGATAACCTGGAACAACCAGGAAGATATAACACCTGTGTTGGACAGTGTATTGTTATTACTAATTATGTTCATGTACTTGTAGATTTGATTTTATCCTTTATTATTCCTGTTGCTATCATTGTAGTTCTGTACATGAGAGTGTTTGTGGTGGCTGTGTCTCAGGCTCGAGCCATGAGGTctcacattacatctgtcaccATCAAGTGTTCAAAAAAGGTAACTGCTAAGAAATCAGAGATAAAAGCAGCCATTACTCTTGgagttgttgtagttgtgtttctgatatgTGTGTGCCCTTTTTATTGTATTGTACTGTCTGGTCAGAACTCCATGCTCGATGCTACAACTTCTCTCTTTGTCATAACTCTGTTTTCTTTCAACTCTTGTCTAAATCCTCTCATCTATGCCTTGTTTTATCCCTGGTtcagaaaatccatcaaactAATTGTGACACTTAAGATTCTGTCTGCTGATTCACGTGACACTAGCATactctag